In Gemmatimonadaceae bacterium, the sequence CAGCAGCGCGTCGACTACGCCATCAAGGCCACGCTCGACACGGTGGCGCACAGCGTGACGGGGAGCGAACGCGTCACGTACCACAACAACTCCCCCGACCAGCTCTCGTACGTCTGGTTCCAGCTCGACCAGAACATCGAGAAGCCGGATTCGCGCGCCGCCCTGGTGGAGCAGGCGCTCCCGACACGCATCCCCGAGCAGGCGCGGCGCTTCCTGGCGCCGGAGGAGTTCGACGGCGGCTACAACCTCACGCGCGTGCAGGTGGTCGATGCCAAGGGGGTGAGGCGCGACGCCCGCTACGTGATCAACGGGACGGTGATGAAGGTGCACCTGGCGGCACCGATCGCGACCGGGCAGTCGGCGGTGATCGAGATCGCCTGGAACAACCGGATCCCCGAGGGTGGGCGCAACGGGCGCGGCGCCAAGGAGCTGGTAAAGGACGGCTGGCTCTACGAACTGGCGCAGTGGTTCCCGCGCGCCTCGGTGTACGACGACGTGAACGGGTGGGCCACCGACCAGTTCCTGGGGCAGGGCGAGTTCTACCTCAACTTTGGCAACTACGACGTCGAGCTCACCGTTCCGCGCAACCACATCGTCAACGCCACGGGAGTGCTCACCAATCCGGCGCAGGTCCTCACCGTGTCGCAGCAGCAACGGCTGGCCAGGGCGTGGACGAGCGACACGCCGGTCTTCATCGTTGCGCCTGACGAGGTGATGAAGCCCGAGGCGCGCCCAGCGGGGTCGGCGCCGCTCACATGGAAGTTCCGCGCCGAGAACGTGCGCGACTTTGCGTGGGTGTCGAGCAAGGCGTACGTATGGGACGCGATGGGCTTCAGGTACCGTCCCACCGACAAGCCCATCGAGCTGCACTCGCTCTATCCGCGCGACGCCATGCCGCTGTGGGACTCCGTCAGCACCAAGGCCATCGCGCAGACCATGAGGACGTACGGGCGGATGTCGTTCGAGTACCCGTACCCCAAGGCGGTCAACGTGCACGGCCCGGTCTTCGGGATGGAGTACCCGATGATCGCCTTCTGCGGTGCGCGCCCGGCGGCGGACGGCAAGGTCTCGCCCGGGCTGGCCCGCGCCCTCATCTCGGTCACCATCCACGAGGTGGGACACAACTGGTTCCCGATGATCGTCGCCTCGGACGAACGCAAGTGGACGTGGATGGACGAGGGGATCAACTCCTTCCTGCAGTACTACGCCGAGAAGGACTGGGACCCCGCATATCCCTCGCAGCGCGGGCCGGCGAAGAACATCGTCGGCTACATGAAGCAGGACGCGCAGGTGCCGCTGATGACGGAGTCCAACGACATCCAGGCGCAGTTCGGCAACAACGGCTACTCCAAGCCGGCCGCCGGGCTGGTGATGCTGCGCGAGCAGGTACTGGGCGATTCGTTGTTCGACGAGGCGTTCCGCGAGTACTCGAGGAAGTGGATGTTCAAGCATCCGCAGCCGGCCGACTTCTTCCGCTCCATCGAGGACGGCGCGGGGGAGCAGCT encodes:
- a CDS encoding M1 family metallopeptidase, with protein sequence MPVTPLVFSSSRLLVFWSLAFLATSAHAQNWVNARDRKTNQSSFRAIDEWPDPNEYRNAAGAPGPKYWQQRVDYAIKATLDTVAHSVTGSERVTYHNNSPDQLSYVWFQLDQNIEKPDSRAALVEQALPTRIPEQARRFLAPEEFDGGYNLTRVQVVDAKGVRRDARYVINGTVMKVHLAAPIATGQSAVIEIAWNNRIPEGGRNGRGAKELVKDGWLYELAQWFPRASVYDDVNGWATDQFLGQGEFYLNFGNYDVELTVPRNHIVNATGVLTNPAQVLTVSQQQRLARAWTSDTPVFIVAPDEVMKPEARPAGSAPLTWKFRAENVRDFAWVSSKAYVWDAMGFRYRPTDKPIELHSLYPRDAMPLWDSVSTKAIAQTMRTYGRMSFEYPYPKAVNVHGPVFGMEYPMIAFCGARPAADGKVSPGLARALISVTIHEVGHNWFPMIVASDERKWTWMDEGINSFLQYYAEKDWDPAYPSQRGPAKNIVGYMKQDAQVPLMTESNDIQAQFGNNGYSKPAAGLVMLREQVLGDSLFDEAFREYSRKWMFKHPQPADFFRSIEDGAGEQLNYFWRGWFYTTYANDQSIAGVEQQAGDSLLGPSKAGETYYRVKIENKGGLVLPLQVEVTYDDGTKALVKLPADVWRRNELSFTYGFFTKRKVTQIVLDPKEVLADVDRSNNTWVRPNTIS